The sequence GGAATAAGGTGCTAGTTTGATCATTTCAATAGCTTGGGTCGCACCAACTGGATTCTTAATCAAAACCAAGGTACATTCCTTATCCCCAATCTTAAAGGTTTCCTGACGACCAAAGACAGCGCGACTGCGATCAAATCCTTGCTTAATCACTTCAGGTTGTACTCCAAAGAATCCAGCAACAGAGACAGCTGCTAAGGCATTGTAGATGTTGTAGAGACCGCCGATATTGATGTGGTAGTCTTGGCCTTGAATCCGGAATTGGGAAGAGCGATGGGTTAAAGAGAGGAGGTCTGATACGGCATAAGTCAGAGGAGGCCTGTGGAAACCACAGTGCTCACAGATATAATCCCCAAGATTAGCATAGGTATTGAGCTTGTACTTGAGGATGTTGTGGCAATGCGGACAGAGGATTCCTTCCGTATTGTAATGAGCTAGTTGTGGCTCTGATTTGTCAGTATCAAATCCATAATATTGGATAGGATTGGATAAGGTCTGACTATTAAAGAGCGGACTATCACCATTTAACAAGACTGTTGCAGCTGGGACCTTGTGAATGGCATCCAAAATCATTTGGTAGGTCGTATAGATCTCTCCATAGCGGTCCATCTGGTCCCGGAAAATATTAGTGACCACAAAAAGGCTGGGCTTAATATAATCACAAATCCGAGAGAGGCTGGCCTCGTCAATTTCAAGTACCGCAATCGGTCGATTTGATTTCGAATGCTTAGCCCGTAAGAAGGTCGTTGTAATCCCAGAGATCATATTGGCCCCACTTGGATTGGTCAAAATAGGTCCAAAAGCTTCTTGGAGAATACCTACTGTTAGCGCAGTGGTCAGGGTTTTTCCATTTGTCCCTGTAATCACAACAATCTCATAGTTTTTTGCCAATTGACTGAGAATATCTTTATCAAATTTGAGGGCTACTTTACCTGGTAGGGTTGATCCCCGCCCCATCTTTTCTAGAATAGAGCCGGAAAGCTTTCCTGCCAGAAGGCCCAAGGTTGTATTTATCTTCATAAATCATATTTTATCATAAAAAGCATCAGAAGGTTACAGAAAAATCTGTTGAAACGTGTTATAATAGGATGATGTCTTTTAGAGAAGTGGTAGGTATGAGAATATGAATATTCAACAGTTTTCAAATCCACAATTTTGGACCAGTTTGTTCCCGAATTGGTGGAGTGTTATTATCAATATCATCGATATTGCCCTGGTGGCTTGGTTGTTGTATTTTTTGATCAAGGCTATCGTCGGGACCAAGATCATGATTTTGGTTCGTGGGGTCATTATCTTTTTCTTGGTTCAGTTTTTGGCCAATTTCTTGGGACTCACGACTATTTCTTGGTTGATCAATCAAGTGATTACCTATGGGGTTATCGCCTTGGTTGTGATTTTCTCCCCTGAAATTCGGATTGGCTTAGAGCGTCTAGGTCGGGCGACAGAATTTTTTACGACGAGTGAAGTCAGTCAGGAAGAGAAGATGGTACAGGCCTATGTTAAGGCAGTGGCTTATATGAGCCCACGTAAGATTGGTGCTTTGGTAGCTATTCAAGGGGCCAGAACCCTTCAGGAATACATTTCCACAGGGATTCCACTAGATGCGGATATTTCAGGAGAATTGCTGATTAATATCTTCATTCCTAATACTCCTTTGCACGATGGAGCGGTCATTGTCCGCAATGACAAAATCGCTGTTTCTTGTGCCTACCTGCCCTTGACGGAAAACACTGAGATTTCAAAAGAGTTTGGAACGCGTCACCGTGCAGCTATTGGCTTATCTGAAGTTTCTGATGCCTTTACCTTTGTGGTATCAGAAGAAACGGGTGGCATCTCTATGACCTACAACGGAACTTTTCGTCATGATTTAACTTTAGAAGAGTTTGAGACGGAATTGAGAGCCTTCTTGGTTCCTGAAGAGAATAAAACGATTAGTTGGAAAGAGCGTCTATTTGGGAGGGTAACAAAATGAGATCGAAAAAAGAATTTCTTTATGTTTTCGCCTCCGTCTTATTATCCTTTATCTTATTTATCAATGCGTCTTCCTTTAATTTTCAAAATAATAGTAGTGCTAGACAAGTGAGTTCAGAGACCTATACCAATACCTTGACCAATATTCCAATTGATGCCAAATACAATGACAAGACATATTTTGTCAGTGGGTTGACATCAGAGGTAACGGTCTTTCTGAAAGGTTCAAATCGGGTTGCCCTTGCTAGTGAGATGCAACCGGGCACTCGGAAGTTTCGAGTGGTGGCTGATCTTCGTAAGGTCAAGGAAGGTACCGTCGAAGTTCCTTTGATTATAGAAGATCTTCCAGCCGGTTTGACAGCAACGGTAGAGCCTCAGAAAGTTTCAGTAAAGATCGGGAAGAAAGCGAAAAAATCATTTGCTGTCAGGGCTACGATCCCGGACAATCAAATTGTGGATGGGATAACAGTAACGGATATTTCTCTTGAAACAACTAAGGTGGAAGTGACGAGTGATCAAGAAACCTTAAGTCGCATTGATCATGTCGAAGCTGTCTTTCCATCCAGTGAGATCATTAGTGGGAATTATAGCGGAACCATTTCCTTAAATGCAGTGGATGCCCAAGGAAATGTTCTACCAGGTCTGGTCAAGCCGAGTGAAACACGGATCCAAGTGACCACAAAGAGTAGTTCGTCTACGTCAAGCTCTAGCAGTTCGTCGTCGACCTCTTCCAGTTCAAGTAATTAGAAAGTAAAAAGGTAATCAAAAATGGGTAAATATTTTGGAACGGACGGTGTCCGCGGAGAAGCAAATGTAGAATTAACGCCAGAATTGGCCTTTAAGTTGGGGCGTTTCGGTGGTTATGTGTTGAGCCAACATGAAGAAGAAACGCCCTTGGTATTTGTTGGACGTGATACGCGTATTTCTGGTGAAATGCTGGAGCATGCTTTGATCGCTGGCCTCTTATCAGTTGGGATTCGTGTCTATAAGTTGGGTGTGATTGCAACGCCAGGTGTTGCCTATCTGGTTCGTACGGAAAAAGCCAGCGCCGGCGTTATGATTTCTGCTAGCCACAATCCAGCCTTGGACAATGGCATCAAATTCTTTGGTGGTGATGGTTTCAAATTGGATGATGATCGCGAGCTTGAAATTGAAGCCTTGCTTGATGCCACTGAAGATACCCTTCCACGTCCAAGTGCGCAAGGTTTAGGAACGGTCATGGAATATCCAGAAGGCTTGCGTAAGTATCAAGAATTCCTTGTATCGACAGGTGTCCAACTCGAGGGCATGCGCATGGTCTTAGATACAGCAAATGGTGCAGCCTCTACCAGTGCTCGTCAAATCTTTGCAGATTTAGGAGCTCAATTGACCGTCATCGGTGAAAACCCAGATGGTTTGAACATCAATGATGGGGTTGGCTCTACTCACCCAGAGCACTTGCAAGAGAAAGTGAAAGAAGTAGGCGCAGCGATTGGTCTTGCCTTTGACGGAGATAGTGATCGCTTGATTGCAGTGGATGAAAATGGAGAAATCGTAGACGGGGATAAGATCATGTACATCATCGGTTCGTATCTTTCAAGCAAGGGCTTGCTCGAAAAAAATACGATCGTTACAACCGTCATGTCCAATCTCGGTTTCCACAAGGCATTAGATGCGAAGGGGATTCAAAAAGAAATCACAGCTGTTGGAGACCGTTATGTGGTCGAAGAAATGCGCAAATCTGGGTATAACCTTGGTGGAGAACAGTCCGGTCATGTAGTCATCATGGATTACAACACGACTGGTGATGGTCAATTAACAGGCGTTCAATTAACCAAAATCATGCAAGAAACCGGTAAGAAATTATCTGAATTGGCTGCAGAAGTAACCATTTACCCACAAAAGCTTGTCAATATCCGGGTTGAAAATAGCATGAAAGACAAGGCGATGGAAGTGCCTGCTATTCGTGAAATCATTGAAAAAATGGAAGCGGAAATGGCAGAAAATGGTCGTATCCTTGTGCGTCCAAGTGGAACCGAACCCCTCCTTCGTGTGATGGCAGAAGCGCCAACCCATGAAGAAGTAGACTACTATGTGGATACCATTGCTGCAGTTGTTCAAGCAGAAATCGGACTTTAAAAAAGAATGGCTTAGGTGTGAGCTTTGTGTGTTCAAAGGTCCAGGTGATAGATGAGAACATTCTTATTGATCCCGCTTATGAGCTTTCATACCTTTTGCTCACAGACACACCTTAGGAGAAAAAGAGATCAGACTTCTGTCTGGTCTTTTTGTGTAGGCTCGATTTGAAAAATCCCCTATTTCGTGGTAAAATAGGGCTAATGAATTTATAGTAATCGAGGTATTAGAAGTGGCTTTTGGAGATAACGGAAAACGTAAAAAAACACCATTTGAAATGATCACGATGGTGGTTATTGTGATTATGTTGATTGTAACGGTTGGTGCAATCTTTGCAACCGCAATTGGTGCTCTTTCTTATTAAGGCGCTCGCAGAAGTAAAGGAAATCATCTATTTATGAGTATGTTTTTAGATACAGCCAAGATCAAGGTCAAGGCTGGAAATGGCGGCGATGGCATGGTGGCCTTTCGCCGTGAAAAATATGTCCCTAATGGCGGACCTTGGGGTGGTGATGGAGGTCGTGGTGGCAATGTCATCTTCGTAGTAGACGAAGGCTTGCGCACCCTGATGGACTTCCGCTATAACCGGCATTTCAAAGCCCAAAATGGGGAAAAAGGAATGACCAAAGGGATGCACGGACGGGGAGCAGAAGATCTTTATGTACGAGTTCCCCAAGGAACGACCGTCCGAGATGCTGAAACGGGCAAGGTCATTACTGACCTAGTTGAAAATGGACAAGAGTACATCGTTGCACACGGTGGCCGTGGAGGGCGTGGAAATATTCGTTTTGCCACTCCTAAAAATCCAGCACCAGAGATTTCTGAAAATGGAGAGCCTGGTCAGGAACGTGAATTAGAGTTAGAACTGAAGGTCTTGGCAGATGTTGGTTTGGTTGGCTTCCCTTCTGTTGGGAAATCGACCCTTCTCAGTGTCATCACTTCAGCCAAACCAAAAATTGGGGCTTATCATTTCACAACCATCGTTCCAAATTTGGGAATGGTTCGGACTCCGTCTGGGGAATCCTTTGCCGTAGCAGACCTTCCTGGATTGATTGAAGGGGCTAGCCAAGGTGTCGGATTAGGAACCCAGTTCCTTCGTCACATCGAGCGCACCCGTGTTATCTTGCATGTTATTGATATGTCTGCCAGTGAAGGACGCGACCCTTATGAAGATTATGTTCAAATCAATAAAGAGCTTGAAACCTATAATCTTCGCTTGATGGAACGTCCTCAGATTATCGTGGCGAATAAGATGGACATGCCGGAAAGCCAAGAAAATTTGAAAGAATTCAAGAAGAAATTGGCAGCCAATTACGATGAGTTTGATGAACTGCCACAGATCTTCCCGATCTCTAGTTTGGCTCATCAAGGTTTAGACAATTTGTTAGATGCAACGGCAGAATTGTTAGACAAAACACCAGAATTCCTCTTGTATTCAGAAGACGACATGGCCCAAGAAGAAGTTTACTATGGCTTTGATGAAGACCAGCCGGCCTTTGATATCAGTCGTGATGACGACGCTGCTTGGGTCTTGTCTGGTGAAAAACTTGAAAAACTCTTTAATATGACGAATTTCGATCGAGATGAAGCGGTCATGAAATTTGCTCGTCAATTGCGTGGAATGGGTGTTGATGAAGCTCTCCGTGCACGTGGGGCAAAAGATGGCGATATCGTCCGGATCGGTAAATTTGAATTTGAGTTTGTAGATTAAGGGTGGTCCCGAGCGAATCAAGGATTCCAAATAAGAAATGAGGCTTTTTCAGTGGGAGATAAACCAATATCTTTTCGAGATGAAAATGGAAATTTTGTTTCAGCAGCCGATGTTTGGAATGCTGAAAAATTAGAAGAACTCTTTAATACACTAAATCCTAAGCGCAAGTTGCGCCTACAAAGGGAAAAATTAGCAAAAGAAAACCAGCAGAAGTAAATAGACTTGGAGAATACTATGGCAAAAACAATTCATACAGATAAAGCACCCGCAGCAATTGGACCTTATGTTCAAGGGAAAATCGTAGGCAATCTTCTCTTTGCAAGCGGACAAGTTCCTTTGTCACCTGAAACAGGAGAAATCATTGGCGAAACCATCCAAGAACAAACAGAGCAAGTCTTAAAGAACATTGGGGCTATTTTGGAAGAGGCTGGGACAGACTTCGACCACGTGGTAAAAACCACTTGTTTCTTAAGTGATATGAATGACTTTGTACCTTTCAATGAGGTCTATAAAACAGTCTTTACCACAGAATTTCCAGCTCGATCTGCTGTTGAAGTAGCACGCCTGCCACGTGATGTGAAGGTTGAAATTGAAGTTATTGCGGAAATCAAAGCCTAATAACCATTCAAAGACAAAAAGACAGAGTGGAGAGCAGGAAACTGTAGACCACTCTGTTTTATTTTGGGAGGAAAAAATGACAGAAAGTAAGATTCAACTGGTCATGGTAACAGGAATGAGCGGTGCTGGCAAGACCGTCGCTATCCAATCGTTTGAGGATTTGGGTTACTTTACCATCGATAATATGCCACCGGCGCTCTTGCTGAAATTTATTGAGCTCATGCGTCATAGCCCGGATAACAATAAATTAGCCGTTGTTGTGGACATGCGGAGCCGTTCTTTTTTCAATGAAATTCGCACCATTTTGGATGAATTAGACAATCAAGAAGACCTCGATTTCAAGGTTTTGTTCTTGGATGCTACTGACAGTGAGTTGGTAGCACGATATAAGGAAACACGTCGTAGCCATCCACTAGCTGCAGATGGCCGTGTTTTAGATGGGATTACCTTAGAGCGAGAGCTCTTGTCTCCTTTAAAAAATATCAGTCAAAATGTGGTGGACACGACTGAGTTGACGCCCCGTAATCTGAGAAAAACGATTGCAGAGCAATTTGCCAGTCAAGATAATCAGCCAGATTTTCGGATTGAGGTCATGTCATTTGGTTTTAAATATGGCCTTCCGATCGATGCCGATCTTGTCTTTGACGTGCGTTTTCTTCCAAATCCCTACTATAAATTGGAACTTCGGAATTTAACCGGTCAAGATCCAGCTGTCTATGATTATGTCATGGATCACCCTGAATCAGAGGACTTTTACCGTCATCTCCATGACTTAATCGTTCCTATTTTACCGTCTTATAAACGAGAAGGTAAATCCGTTCTCACCATCGCCATGGGCTGTACTGGAGGTCAACACCGTTCAGTAGCCTTTGCAGAGCGCTTAGCGCATGATTTAGAAACAAATTGGCAGGTCAATTGCAGTCATAGAGACAAGGACAGACGGAAAGAAACGGTGAATCGCTCATGAGAAAACCTAAAGTAACCGTTATTGGAGGAGGGACAGGGATTTCTGTTATTCTCGATAGTCTAAGAAAGAAGCCGGTCGAGATCACTGCTATTGTAACTGTTGCAGATGATGGCGGTAGCTCAGGTGAATTGCGGAAGAACATCCAAAAATTGACACCACCTGGAGATCTTCGAAATGTGCTGGTTGCCATGTCAGATATGCCTCGTTTTTATGAGAAGGTCTTTCAATACCGCTTTGCAGACGATGATGGCCCTTTGGCCGGACACCCTTTGGGAAACTTGATCATTGCAGGGATTTCAGAGATGCAAGGCTCGACCTATAATGCCATGCAGTTGTTAACCAAATTCTTTCATACGACCGGCAAGATCTATCCTTCCAGTGATAGTCCCTTGACCCTTCATGCCGTTTTTCAAGATGGAAAAGAAGTGGTAGGAGAAAGCCACATTGCCAACTACACCGGCATGATTGATCATGTTTATGTGACCAATACCTTTGATCAAGAGCGCCCAAAAGCTAGTAAGAAAGTGGTGGAAGCGATTCTTGAAAGTGATATGGTCGTCTTAGGTCCTGGTTCGCTCTTTACCTCGATCCTTCCTAATTTGATGATCGATGAGATTGGGAAAGCCATCCTTGAAACCAAGGCCCAAGTAGCTTATGTTTGTAACATCATGACCCAAAGAGGAGAAACCGAGCATTTCACAGATAGCGACCACGTTGCCGTGCTCCATAAACATTTGGGAGAGAAGTTCATTGATACCGTCCTTGTCAATATCAATCAGGTTCCCGCAGCCTACATGAACAGTAATAAATTTGATGAATACTTGGTGCAGGTAGAGCACGATTTTAAGGGGGTGCACTCGCAAGTTCCCCAAGTGATTTCTTCCGATTTCTTAAAGCTGGTCAATGGAGGAGCCTTTCATGATGGTGAAAAAGTGGTCGAAGAGCTGATGCAGATCGTGCAGGTGAGAAAATGAGTTTTACGGTTCGTGTAAAAGAAGAATTATTGTCTCTCAAGCGATTTGAAAAGAGTGAATTGGCTGCCATTATCAAGATGTCTGGAAGTCTTGGGATTTCAATGGGGGGCTTGACGCTCTCGGTAACAACAGAAAATGCCAAGATTGCCCGCCATATCTATGAATTGTTGCATCATTTCTACGGGGCCAAATCAGATATTCGCCACCACCAAAAAACCAATTTGAAAAAGAATCGTGTCTACACAGTATTCTTGGATGAAAAGGTAGAAGAAATTTTAGCTGACTTACATTTGGCAGATGCCTTTTTTGGGATTGAGACAGGCATTGATGCTAGTGTTTTAGAAGATGAAGTAGCCAGTCGTGCTTATCTTCGAGGAGCTTTTCTGTCAAGTGGTTCCATCAAGGATCCTGAAAAAGGAAAGTACCAGCTGGAAATTCATTCTGTTTATACAGACCACGCGGAAGGAATTGCCCTTCTCATGCAAGGATTTTTACTAGATGCGAAAACCATCGAGCGGAAAAAAGGAGTGGTGACCTATCTGCAAAGAGCAGAAGATATTATTGATTTTCTAATTGTAGTAGAGGCCATGCAAGCCATGCAGGAATTTGAGTCTATCAAGGTCATGAGAGAGACACGCAATGACCTCAATCGGGCCAATAATGCCGAGATGGCCAATATCCAGCGAACAGTCACAGCTAGCATGAAAACCATTAATAATATTAGTAAAATTGTGGATACGGTCGGTCTAGGAAGTTTACCAAGTGACCTGCAAGAAGTTGCCTATATCCGGATGAACCATCCAGATTATTCCATCCAGCAGATCGCTGATAGTTTGCAAAAACCTATTTCAAAAAGCGGTGTCAATCACCGCTTGCGTAAGATCAATAAGATCGCAGACGATTTAGACAAATAAAAAAGGCCAAAGGCCTTTTTTATTATAAACTGGTTGAGTGCGTTGGTTGGACTTTCTTATCTGGATAGATGTAGTTGATGGCATTATTTACAGCTGTTGGAGCTTCCCCCAGACCTGTAGCGATGAGATCAATTTTTCCTTCGTAGAAGCAGCAGTCTCCACAGGCATAAATTCCAGGAAGACTGGTTTCTTGTTTCTGATTTACCTTGATTTTATGGCGTTGCAATTCTACACCCCATTCTTTCAAGTTTCCGATAGAAGATTTAAAGCCATAGTTGACAAATAAGTGATCAATCGGGAGGAGTTCCGTTTCATCGGCTTTAACTTTTGTGATTTCAAGGTGTGTGGCATGACCATTTTCGCCAATCAAGCGACTAGGAACAAATGGTGTTTTGATGTTGACAGAAGATTGTTTGAGTTCTTCTACACTATGTTCCAAGGCGCGGAAGTTGTCCCGACGGTGAATGATTGTAGTTGGAGAAATCTTGTCAAAAGCAAGAGCCCAGTCCACAGCAGAGTCCCCACCACCAAGGACGGTCACATGCTGTCCTTCATATTGCTGGATGTTTGAAACATGGTAGTGGACGTTATCAAAGTCCTCAGCTCCCTCAATGTCAAGGGCACGTGGTTTAAAGGCACCGCCACCCATAGCAATAATGACTGCTTTAGACTGATGTACTTGGCGAGAAGTAGTGATAGTGAAGAGGTCACCCTCTTTTTGAATATCCTCTACAGTTTCATTGAGGAAAATCGGTGTGTCAAATCGTTTGACTTGCTCGATCAAGCGGTTGCTCAATTCTTCACCTGTTAAATTGGTAAATCCGGGTACATCGAGGATACTTTTTTCTGGATAGAGAATGGCTGGTTGCCCTCCAAGTTGAGGTAAGGAATCAATCAGTTTGACTTTTACTTGGCGCATATTGCCATAAAAAGCAGCAAACAGACCAACTGGTCCGCCCCCAACAATCGTAATATCATAAATTTCTGACATGGTATCTCCTTCACGGTTTTCTTTGTTTCCATTGTATCATAAAATAGGAGGAATGAAAAAGTCGGAAAAAAGGAAATGGAATGAAGGCTAGGAAGGCTAGAAAAATTTCAAAATATCTTGACAGGATCTTTCAAGTATGATAAAATAATTAAGATTTTAGGCTTGAAGGGAGTGAAAAATATGTCAAAAACAGTAGTACGTAAGAATGAATCTCTTGACGATGCTCTTCGTCGTTTCAAACGTGCGGTTACTAAAGCTGGTACTCTTCAAGAAACACGCAAACGTGAATTCTATGAAAAACCTTCTGTAAAACGTAAACGTAAATCAGAAGCAGCTCGTAAACGTAAAAAATTCTAATTGAATACAGGAACAGACTTCGGTCTGTTTTTTGTTTCTCTTAAACAAGAAAGACAAAAAAGCCGACCTTCTGCTTAGAAGATCGGATCTTTTTATCTGATTATTTGTTTGCAAGCAAGTCGCGGATTTCAGCAAGCAACTCTTCTTGAGTAGGAGCAGGAGCTTCTTCTTCGACAGCTTCTTCTTTTTTTCCAAAGTTTTGAGCCTTTTCAGCAGCTTTCACAACGAAGAAAAGAACAGTACCAACAACAAGGAAGTTGATCACAGCGCTCAAGAAGCTACCGTATGCAACACCGTTCCATGACAATTGTGCAATATTTTGAACACGAGCAGCTTTCAAAGCTGGTTTCAAAATAAGTGGAGTGATGATATCGTTCACAAATGATGTAACGATAGCTCCAAATGCAGCTCCGATAACGACGGCAACAGCAAGGTCAACAACGTTCCCACGAAGGAGAAAAGCTTTCAATTCTTTTAACATATCCTAAATATGTCCTTTCATAATAATTTTTTACTGTGATAGTATAACGGAAAAATATTCGACTGACAAGAAATATGTCTCATTTTTTAAAATTAGTGATAAAGGTTGAAATTCTTTTCTTTTATGTGTGAAATCGGTAGGAAAAAATTTACTTTTACTAACTTTTAGTATAAAATATAAAGTGATAATCTATGGTAAAATGGAGGCACTGTTTATGGTTGATAAAGAGCTGATTGTAGAAATTAAAAACAGTGTAAACATTGTTGAAGTCATTGGAGAAGTTGTTTCTTTGACCAAGGCTGGCCGTAATTTTTTAGGCCTGTGTCCTTTTCATGGAGAAAAGACTCCTTCCTTTAATGTCGTTGAAGACAAGCAGTTTTACCATTGTTTCGGATGTGGTCGCTCTGGAGATGTCTTTAAGTTTATAGAAGATTTTCGCGGAGTTTCCTTTATGGATGCGGTCCAGATTGTAGCAGAAAAAGCTGGCATTGCGCTTCAGTACCAGGCAAGGCCAAATCAACAGGCACAGGTGAATCCCCATCAAGAACTTTATGAGATTCATCAGGAAGCTAGTAAATTTTATCAAGCCATTCTGATGACGACAAAGATGGGAGAAGAAGCGCGAAATTATCTGCATGAACGTGGTCTGACCGATGAAGTTATCCGACATTTTCAATTGGGCTTAGCACCAGCAGCAGGGAATTATCTCTATCGAAATCTCTCTGAGAAATTTTCGGAGAAAGTCATTACAGATTCAGGCTTGTTTACAATTTCAGATACTGGAACGGTTTTTGATGCCTTTCAGGATCGGATCATGTTTCCCCTGACGGATGATAGCGGACGAGTCATTGCTTTTTCAGGTAGATTATGGAAAAAGATAGATGATGGGAGTCATCACGCTAAGTATAAAAATAGTCGCAGTACACGTCTATTTAATAAAAGCTATGAACTCTATCATTTGGATCAAGCCAAGGCGAGTGCTAAAAAACAACATGAAATGTATGTCATGGAAGGCTTTATGGATGTCATTGCGGCTTATCGAGCTGGGATTGAAAATGCTGTTGCCTCCATGGGGACAGCATTAACGCCTGAGCACGTCCAGCACTTGTCTCGTTTTTCTAAAAAAGTGGTTTTGACCTATGATGGGGATAAGGCAGGGCTTGAAGCGACAGCTAAGGCCTTGGATGTTCTGCAAGATCTGGAGTTGGAAATTGTCCGTATCCCTGATCAGATGGACCCAGATGAGTACCTCAAAAAAACTTCCCCAGAAGATCTAGCAGGCCTCTTGAAAAATTCTCGGATCAGTAAGGTTGAATTCTTGATGCAATACTGGAAACCCCAGTATATTGAGAATCTACAAGCGCAGATTGAGTTTGTAGAAAAGATGGCGCCTATAATCGCCCAGACGCGCTCCATTACAGCGCAAAATACCTATATTTATAAACTGGCGGATTTATTACCAGATTTTGATTATTTGCAGATTGAGCAGATTGTCAACAATAGTCGCTTGCATCAACGGCAAGAGGCTCAAAGTAGTGGACAATCAAGAACGTCGAATTTTTCAGTAGATTTATTACCCAATCGTGGGATGACGCGCTTGATCAAGGCGGAAAATCATTTGTTGAGTAGGATGAAGGATTTTCCAATGGTGTTGAATGATTATCGTTTACGACCTGATTTTTCCTTTGATACACCGGAACTACAGATCTTGTACCAATTGCTCTGTCAAAATGGAGAAGTTACTTCGCAGGATTTGTCCGAGCAAGCAGAAGGGGTTCAACACGCCTGGTACCGCATGTTAGAAGAAGATTTACCGGAAGAAATAGCGGATGGTGAATTAGAAGAAGTAGAAGCGACACGCACTCGTGAGCTCCTTCGCAAAGAAAGTCAACAAATTGGAAATAAGGTGAAAGAAGCTTCCTCGACTGGGGATGCAGAAAGAGCTTTATTGGAACTCGAGCGCTTGATCGCTCAAAAAAGAAGAATGGAGTAGGAATGGCTAAAGAACAAAAAGATATTACAACATTGGACGTTCAAATTGCAGAATTTATCCGCAGTCATAAGCAAAGTGGGGCTGCTACAGATGATGAAATTAATGATAAGTTGGTTATTCCTTTCACACTGGATGCAGATGGGATTGAAGATCTCCTGCAAAGAATTCAAGATGCAGGGATTTCGATCACGGATAAAGATGGCAACCCAAGTGCGCGTGTGTTGAACAATGAAGAAGAGCCAGAATTGTCAGATGAAGAATTGCTTGGAAGCAACTCTGCTAAGGTCAATGACCCAGTACGGATGTACTTGAAAGAAATTGGGGTTGTTCCTCTTTTGACCAATGAGGAAGAACAAGAATTAGCCATTTTGGTAGAACAAGGTGACTTGGAAGCCAAGCAACGTCTAGCTGAGGCTAACCTTCGTTTGGTTGTTTCCATTGCGAAACGTTACGTTGGTCGTGGGATGCAATTTTTGGATTTGATCCAAGAA comes from Streptococcus parasanguinis ATCC 15912 and encodes:
- the murT gene encoding lipid II isoglutaminyl synthase subunit MurT: MKINTTLGLLAGKLSGSILEKMGRGSTLPGKVALKFDKDILSQLAKNYEIVVITGTNGKTLTTALTVGILQEAFGPILTNPSGANMISGITTTFLRAKHSKSNRPIAVLEIDEASLSRICDYIKPSLFVVTNIFRDQMDRYGEIYTTYQMILDAIHKVPAATVLLNGDSPLFNSQTLSNPIQYYGFDTDKSEPQLAHYNTEGILCPHCHNILKYKLNTYANLGDYICEHCGFHRPPLTYAVSDLLSLTHRSSQFRIQGQDYHINIGGLYNIYNALAAVSVAGFFGVQPEVIKQGFDRSRAVFGRQETFKIGDKECTLVLIKNPVGATQAIEMIKLAPYSFSLSVLLNANYADGIDTSWIWDADFEQITQMDIPEINAGGVRHSEIARRLRVTGYPADQITEMAELKEVFQRIQQQETPHAYILATYTAMLEFREILAQEHLIEKEMH
- the cdaA gene encoding diadenylate cyclase CdaA gives rise to the protein MNIQQFSNPQFWTSLFPNWWSVIINIIDIALVAWLLYFLIKAIVGTKIMILVRGVIIFFLVQFLANFLGLTTISWLINQVITYGVIALVVIFSPEIRIGLERLGRATEFFTTSEVSQEEKMVQAYVKAVAYMSPRKIGALVAIQGARTLQEYISTGIPLDADISGELLINIFIPNTPLHDGAVIVRNDKIAVSCAYLPLTENTEISKEFGTRHRAAIGLSEVSDAFTFVVSEETGGISMTYNGTFRHDLTLEEFETELRAFLVPEENKTISWKERLFGRVTK
- a CDS encoding CdaR family protein, whose protein sequence is MRSKKEFLYVFASVLLSFILFINASSFNFQNNSSARQVSSETYTNTLTNIPIDAKYNDKTYFVSGLTSEVTVFLKGSNRVALASEMQPGTRKFRVVADLRKVKEGTVEVPLIIEDLPAGLTATVEPQKVSVKIGKKAKKSFAVRATIPDNQIVDGITVTDISLETTKVEVTSDQETLSRIDHVEAVFPSSEIISGNYSGTISLNAVDAQGNVLPGLVKPSETRIQVTTKSSSSTSSSSSSSSTSSSSSN
- the glmM gene encoding phosphoglucosamine mutase, with the translated sequence MGKYFGTDGVRGEANVELTPELAFKLGRFGGYVLSQHEEETPLVFVGRDTRISGEMLEHALIAGLLSVGIRVYKLGVIATPGVAYLVRTEKASAGVMISASHNPALDNGIKFFGGDGFKLDDDRELEIEALLDATEDTLPRPSAQGLGTVMEYPEGLRKYQEFLVSTGVQLEGMRMVLDTANGAASTSARQIFADLGAQLTVIGENPDGLNINDGVGSTHPEHLQEKVKEVGAAIGLAFDGDSDRLIAVDENGEIVDGDKIMYIIGSYLSSKGLLEKNTIVTTVMSNLGFHKALDAKGIQKEITAVGDRYVVEEMRKSGYNLGGEQSGHVVIMDYNTTGDGQLTGVQLTKIMQETGKKLSELAAEVTIYPQKLVNIRVENSMKDKAMEVPAIREIIEKMEAEMAENGRILVRPSGTEPLLRVMAEAPTHEEVDYYVDTIAAVVQAEIGL
- a CDS encoding DUF4044 domain-containing protein gives rise to the protein MAFGDNGKRKKTPFEMITMVVIVIMLIVTVGAIFATAIGALSY
- the obgE gene encoding GTPase ObgE translates to MSMFLDTAKIKVKAGNGGDGMVAFRREKYVPNGGPWGGDGGRGGNVIFVVDEGLRTLMDFRYNRHFKAQNGEKGMTKGMHGRGAEDLYVRVPQGTTVRDAETGKVITDLVENGQEYIVAHGGRGGRGNIRFATPKNPAPEISENGEPGQERELELELKVLADVGLVGFPSVGKSTLLSVITSAKPKIGAYHFTTIVPNLGMVRTPSGESFAVADLPGLIEGASQGVGLGTQFLRHIERTRVILHVIDMSASEGRDPYEDYVQINKELETYNLRLMERPQIIVANKMDMPESQENLKEFKKKLAANYDEFDELPQIFPISSLAHQGLDNLLDATAELLDKTPEFLLYSEDDMAQEEVYYGFDEDQPAFDISRDDDAAWVLSGEKLEKLFNMTNFDRDEAVMKFARQLRGMGVDEALRARGAKDGDIVRIGKFEFEFVD
- a CDS encoding RidA family protein, with the protein product MAKTIHTDKAPAAIGPYVQGKIVGNLLFASGQVPLSPETGEIIGETIQEQTEQVLKNIGAILEEAGTDFDHVVKTTCFLSDMNDFVPFNEVYKTVFTTEFPARSAVEVARLPRDVKVEIEVIAEIKA